One genomic window of Aquabacterium sp. NJ1 includes the following:
- a CDS encoding DUF1304 domain-containing protein, with translation MTIAANIVTALVALLHIYFLVLEMFLWTKPAGRKAFGLSAEQAEATKVLAANQGLYNGFLAAGLIWSIALGSSGSSVKLFFLGCVLIAGIYGAMTASRKILFIQGMPAAVGIALVVLS, from the coding sequence ATGACCATTGCAGCCAATATCGTTACGGCACTTGTGGCGCTGCTCCATATCTACTTTCTCGTCCTAGAAATGTTTTTGTGGACAAAACCCGCAGGTCGAAAGGCCTTTGGCCTCAGTGCCGAGCAAGCGGAAGCAACGAAAGTTCTTGCCGCAAACCAGGGGCTTTACAACGGATTTCTTGCCGCCGGGCTAATTTGGAGCATTGCACTAGGCAGCTCTGGCTCGTCAGTAAAGCTCTTCTTCTTGGGCTGCGTTTTGATCGCAGGCATCTACGGAGCAATGACTGCGAGTCGCAAGATTCTCTTCATTCAAGGCATGCCTGCAGCTGTTGGCATCGCGCTTGTAGTGCTTAGCTAA